The proteins below are encoded in one region of Helianthus annuus cultivar XRQ/B chromosome 2, HanXRQr2.0-SUNRISE, whole genome shotgun sequence:
- the LOC110893452 gene encoding uncharacterized mitochondrial protein AtMg00810-like encodes MAYLLIYVDDIILPTSHDTLRATLIHQLAAEFDMKDLGPLSHFLGINVTPQPDTMFLSQQSYALDIIDRDGMSSCKSVATPVDTKPKLSASSSEPFEVPTLYRSLAGALQYLTFTRPDISYAICWD; translated from the coding sequence ATggcttatttacttatttatgttgatgatattattctTCCCACGTCACATGATACTCTACGAGCTACTCTTATACATCAGCTGGCAGCCGAATTTGACATGAAGGATCTTGGACCACTGAGTCATTTTTTGGGGATTAATGTAACACCACAGCCTGATACTATGTTCTTGTCACAGCAATCATATGCGTTAGATATTATTGATCGGGACGGTATGTCATCCTGCAAGTCGGTTGCTACTCCAGTGGACACAAAACCTAAACTTAGTGCTTCTTCAAGTGAACCTTTTGAGGTCCCTACGTTATATCGTAGTCTGGCTGGTGCACTTCAGTATCTTACGTTCACCAGACCTGATATTAGCTATGCaatttgttgggattga
- the LOC110893464 gene encoding PKS-NRPS hybrid synthetase CHGG_01239-like — MDGKTPMQALESVLHENRFIYDTRQEPKTDVVVGLTSTNKSFCIAHAVICKERRDNFVWVLERIKSMLHECMMPRVIVTDRELALINACAKVFPNASRFLCRFHIEQNICKHCKQGFNKLDREKFLSYWRRVCDSASEPMYKYNLDKLYNRLVVANRERVFNYVYENWLKYYKEMFVCALTNKCRNFGQRTTNRVESQHANLKRYLTRGSSLERIARCVIDIVETQLGEIQKKFNRKH, encoded by the exons ATGGACGGAAAGACTCCTATGCAGGCACTTGAAAGCGTGCTGCATGAAAACCGATTCATTTACGACACCCGACAGGAACCCAAAACAGATGTC GTTGTGGGTTTGACGTCGACCAATAAGTCTTTTTGTATCGCACATGCCGTTATTTGCAAAGAACGAAGGGATAACTTTGTGTGGGTGCTTGAGCGGATCAAGTCAATGTTGCATGAATGTATGATGCCGCGTGTGATAGTAACGGATAGAGAGCTAGCCCTAATTAACGCGTGTGCTAAAGTATTCCCGAACGCGTCTAGGTTTCTATGTCGGTTTCACATCGAACAAAATATATGTAAACATTGCAAGCAAGGGTTCAATAAATTAGATAGGGAGAAATTTCTATCGTATTGGCGGAGAGTGTGCGACTCTGCTTCAGAGCCCATGTACAAGTACAACTTGGACAAATTGTATAACCGACTCGTGGTTGCCAACCGGGAAA GGGTCTTTAATTATGTCTACGAAAACTGGCTCAAATACTATAAAGAAATGTTCGTTTGTGCGTTGACTAATAAGTGTCGCAACTTTGGTCAGCGCACCAccaacagagttgagagccaacaCGCAAACTTAAAAAGATACCTTACGCGTGGGAGTTCATTGGAGCGAATAGCAAGATGCGTCATTGATATAGTTGAAACTCAATTAGGGGAAATACAAAAAAAGTTTAACCGAAAGCATTGA
- the LOC110893457 gene encoding uncharacterized protein LOC110893457 — translation MSSQLHPAVTISNIRTLIPVTLDIENGHYTTWSELFKIQCKSFQVYDHLQPRVTDTSSSSTTSSDKEKDKEKGQAPNIFRSPAHDYDAWTALANLFQDNKASRTIDLNNRFASTLLDQFPSMTAYCQAMKVIYDQLTNIGSPITDEQLVLQILTGLTEQYESVVLIIQQTKPLPTFYETRSQFCMAETRKINQAKQVAHIAGTALAATADSSSSHKPDTRSESERGRGRGRGRGHERGRNSSSRGRGGWNSSGYTT, via the exons ATGTCTTCTCAACTTCACCCTGCAGTCACCATCTCCAATATCCGCACCCTTATTCCTGTCACCCTAGACATTGAAAACGGCCACTATACGACATGGTCGGAACTTTTTAAAATCCAGTGTAAATCTTTTCAGGTCTATGATCATCTACAACCCCGGGTTACTGATACTTCTTCTTCATCTACTACTTCATCGGACAAAGAAAAGGACAAAGAAAAAGGTCAAGCGCCA AATATCTTCCGATCTCCTGCACACGATTATGATGCCTGGACCGCACTAGCGAATTTATTTCAAGACAACAAAGCTTCTCGAACAATCGACCTCAATAACCGTTTTGCCAGCACCCTCCTTGATCAGTTCCCATCCATGACCGCCTACTGTCAAGCCATGAAGGTAATCTATGATCAGCTCACAAACATCGGTTCTCCGATTACAGATGAACAGCTTGTGCTGCAAATTCTGACTGGACTCACGGAGCAATATGAGAGTGTCGTACTCATTATTCAACAAACTAAACCTCTGCCCACTTTTTATGAGACTCGATCCCAATTCTGTATGGCAGAAACCAGGAAGATAAACCAGGCCAAACAGGTCGCTCACATCGCTGGTACGGCTCTAGCAGCCACCGCCGACAGCAGCTCCTCCCACAAACCTGACACTAGGTCTGAGTCAGAACGGGGACGTGGTCGTGGCCGTGGTAGAGGCCACGAAAGAGGCAGGAACTCGTCTTCTCGAGGACGTGGTGGCTGGAATTCATCCGGGTACACTACGTGA